A window of Massilia sp. NR 4-1 genomic DNA:
CCGATATCAGCGTGCACAAGGATGCCGTGGCGCGCATGCAGCGCATGGCCAATTACGACGCGCTGACCGGCCTGCCCAACCAGGGCTTGCTGCAGCAACTGGTGGCGCAGGCCCTGGCCGAGGCGCGCCGCAGCCAGGAGCATGGCGCCTTGCTGGTGATCGACATCAGCCGCATCGGCGCCATCAGCGACACCCTGGGCCACGAAATCGGCAACCGCCTGCTGGTCGAGATCGGCCGCCTGCTGCGCCTATGCCTGCGCGAAGGCGATATCCTGGCGCGCCTCGACGGCCACCGTTTCGGCATCGCCCTGCCGCACATCGAAAAGCGCGAACACGCCGGCATCGTCGCGCAAAAGCTGATCGCCTCGCTGGCCGCGCCGGTGCAGATCGACGGCCAGCACCTGCAGACCGGCGCCCATGTCGGCATCGCCATCTATCCCGAGGATGGCGAGGATGCCGACACCCTGCTGCGCGGCGCCGACGTCGCCATGACGCGCGCCGCGCTGCAGCCGGAATCGGGCTTCCTGTTCTACAGCGAAGAGATGAACCAGCGCGCCAAGGAACATCTGCGCATCGAAAGCGAGCTGCGGCAGGCGCTGGCCAATAATGAGCTGATGCTGTACTACCAGCCCAAGGTCAGCCTGCGCAGCGGCCGCATCGTCGGCGCCGAGGCGCTGCTGCGCTGGAAGCATCCGGTGCGCGGCCTGGTGTCGCCGGGCGTCTTCATCCCGGTGGCCGAGGAAACCGGCTTGATTCTGGAGCTCGGCAACTGGGTGATGGAAGAAGCCTGCCGCCAGATCCGCGTCTGGCAGGACGCCAATCTGCTGATGCCGCCGATCGCGGTCAACCTGTCGGCGCGCCAGTTCGACCGCGGCCTGCCGGCGCGCATGGCCGACGTCATGGCGCGCCACGGCGTGCAGCCCGAGCAGCTGATGCTGGAAATCACGGAAAGCCTGCTGGTGAAAGGCGCCGACAAGGTGATCGCCATCATGAACGAGCTGGTGGCGATGGGCCTGGCGCTGGCGCTGGACGATTTCGGCACCGGCTATTCCAGCCTGGCCTATCTGAAAAAATTCCCGATCAGCACGCTGAAGATCGACCGCGCCTTCGTCATCGGCTTGCCATACGAAGAGAACGATTGCGCCATCGCGCGCGCCATCGTCACCATGGCCCAGCAGCTGCGCCAGGAAATCGTGGCCGAAGGCGTGGAAACGCCCGAGCAGATGAGCTTCCTGCGCGAGCTCGGCTGCGACCAGCTGCAAGGCTATCTGTTCAGCCAGCCCGTGCCGGGCACCGACTTCGAACGCATGCTGCGCGAAGGCAAGCGCCTGACCTTCGGCGCCCGCTGAAGGCAGCAGACTCCCGCCCCGTAACAGACCAGCCCGTGTCCGGATTTGGGGCCTGGCCCCAAATCCGGACACGGGCTCGGCAGTGCTGAGCAGCCGGTCAAAATGAAAACGGCGCGCGCGCCATTGCTGGCGTGCGCGCCGTGGGGGCAAGCCGGCGGGGTGGAGCACCCCGCCCGTCAATTAGCGCTTGTCGTCGGTTTTGTGGCTTTGGCGGCCGGCCTCGGCATGCTGCTCTGGCGTGCCGCCACGCGTGCCGCCAGTGCTACCGCTACCGCCGCCGCCGCTGCGCGAGCCGGAGCCGCTACTGCGGTTGTCGTCGTCGGAAGCGCTTTGCCGGCTGCCGCCGCCGCTGCCGCCCCGGTTGCCGCTGCTGCGCTGCTTGTCATCCTCATCCTGCTCATTGGCGGCGCTTTGACGGTTGGGGTCGTTCTTGTGGCTCATGCTGCCGGCGCGGCGCGCTTCTTCCGACGTGAACTCGTGCGCGTTGCCGGAGGCATGCGCGGCGCGTCCACCCTCGGCCGCGATTTCGCGCTGGCGTTCGGGGTCCATCGAGGCGAAGCCACGGTTGCTGGTATCGCCGCCTTGGTTGCCGCCGCGGTTATCGTCCGACTGCTGGTTGTCGCTGCGGCCGCCTTGCTTGCTGCTTTGATTGCCGCCCTGGTTGCTGCCCTGGTTCGACGATGCCATGATGTTCTCCTCGTGTTTCGGTGGTAGGAGCGAACATCTTAGGCCGCGGACGAGAGCCCGGTTATAAGACCACGCGAGGGCAAACTGTAGGACAATGCCCCAGTAAAAAGTAACACAGCCATAAGCGCCCCTCAATCTTTGCAAGGACCATCCATGAGCCGCACGATTCTCGACCAAGCCCGCATCCATCCCGCCATCCGCGACCGCATCGGGCGCAACCACGCCGACCTGGTGGGCGCGGTGCAGGCGGCCGTGGCGGCCAATCCGCTGGTGGTGGTGGGCATGGCCATGAATCCGTTTCCGCGCAAGGCGCGCCGCATCCTCGACCAGCTCGGCACGACCTACACCTATCTGGAATATGGCAGTTATCTGGGCCAATGGCGC
This region includes:
- a CDS encoding bifunctional diguanylate cyclase/phosphodiesterase gives rise to the protein MLDTAIARCQALSRAARSLQGEAQLRALAELDAALEELRGWQLAAIPAAGMTAMLELDLAGYVREWNEGAERMFGYPAREALGQHILFLYDGSEEGGDIAELLLEAGNAVTAVRRRKKNGEVIWVHMAISLMHEEREPVGMRVQLEEVNKALSHAEKLNLHARIIEDSDQGVLITDANERIVSINGAFTRITGYSPAEAIGKTPDLLRSGMHDAEFRAKVQAAMRGAGPWRGEIVGKRKNGELFPQSVTISAVRDAEGRISHTFSLFTDISVHKDAVARMQRMANYDALTGLPNQGLLQQLVAQALAEARRSQEHGALLVIDISRIGAISDTLGHEIGNRLLVEIGRLLRLCLREGDILARLDGHRFGIALPHIEKREHAGIVAQKLIASLAAPVQIDGQHLQTGAHVGIAIYPEDGEDADTLLRGADVAMTRAALQPESGFLFYSEEMNQRAKEHLRIESELRQALANNELMLYYQPKVSLRSGRIVGAEALLRWKHPVRGLVSPGVFIPVAEETGLILELGNWVMEEACRQIRVWQDANLLMPPIAVNLSARQFDRGLPARMADVMARHGVQPEQLMLEITESLLVKGADKVIAIMNELVAMGLALALDDFGTGYSSLAYLKKFPISTLKIDRAFVIGLPYEENDCAIARAIVTMAQQLRQEIVAEGVETPEQMSFLRELGCDQLQGYLFSQPVPGTDFERMLREGKRLTFGAR
- a CDS encoding KGG domain-containing protein — protein: MASSNQGSNQGGNQSSKQGGRSDNQQSDDNRGGNQGGDTSNRGFASMDPERQREIAAEGGRAAHASGNAHEFTSEEARRAGSMSHKNDPNRQSAANEQDEDDKQRSSGNRGGSGGGSRQSASDDDNRSSGSGSRSGGGGSGSTGGTRGGTPEQHAEAGRQSHKTDDKR
- a CDS encoding glutaredoxin domain-containing protein, producing the protein MSRTILDQARIHPAIRDRIGRNHADLVGAVQAAVAANPLVVVGMAMNPFPRKARRILDQLGTTYTYLEYGSYLGQWRRRNALKMWTGWPTFPMIFVHGVLIGGTSELEQLIARGEFPAMLSALRLAE